Proteins encoded together in one Penicillium digitatum chromosome 1, complete sequence window:
- a CDS encoding DNA photolyase, putative translates to MKTGPGSNPVVLYWHRTDLRLHDSPALHAALALNPSVFIPIWTWDQHYVYKARVGPNRWKFLLECQSDLSTAYTKLNPKQKLHVVREGPQTVLPKLWEHWGVTHLVFEKDTDAYARDRDNAVMRLAQKAGVEVIVKMGRTLFDPDDVVRKNNGKPTMSITQLEKAAVKINNGNPEKPLDSPNSIPDPWDEERMDLSSLKRESIENRPDLNAEYRTKTDEQFADLMGPSRDFAVPWQDIGIDLSQATTPHRGGEQEALRILGECIKNEDYIGRFEKPNTSPADFEPQSTTLLSPHLHFGSLSVRKFWWDVEGVLNKHRKAKKPVSTVPTNLPGQLLFRDMYFAAQAPLGHAFSRTYGNEIARFIDWHLQTNPPSQDGSIEGSYEVDSQEAEEWFQRWKDGRTGFPWIDALMRQLRQEGWIHHLGRHSVACFLTRGGCYVSWERGAAVFEELLIDHEVACNVGNWMWLSCTAFFAQFYRCYSPIAFGKKWDPEGSLIRKYCPELAKFDKKHIYEPWKAPIADQKRWGCRITGDGSSSGSLDSEHTYPKPMFDFNKRRETCLAGMKHAYGVGLHGNDTKVKDGSWKKDFGDDGEEAGDSRPAKRLKT, encoded by the exons ATGAAGACTGGACCTGGCTCAAATCCAGTAGTCCTGTACTGGCATAGAACCGACTTGAGGCTCCATGATTCCCCAGCTCTCCATGCCGCCCTGGCCCTAAACCCATCGGTGTTTATTCCAATTTGGACATGGGACCAACATTACGTTTATAAAGCACGAGTCGGGCCCAACAGGTGGAAGTTCTTGCTTGAATGCCAAAGTGATTTGTCGACGGCGTATACAAAGCTCAATCCGAAACAAAAACTCCACGTCGTACGTGAGGGGCCGCAGACTGTTCTTCCCAAGCTCTGGGAGCATTGGGGGGTGACCCATCTTGTTTTTGAAAAGGACACTGATGCATATGCTCGAGACCGAGACAACGCGGTCATGCGTTTGGCCCAGAAGGCTGGTGTCGAGGTGATTGTCAAGATGGGTCGAACATTGTTTGATCCCGATGACGTTGTGCGGAAAAACAATGGCAAGCCTACCATGAGCATCACCCAACTGGAAAAGGCTGCTGTGAAAATCAACAATGGCAACCCGGAGAAGCCCCTAGATTCCCCCAACAGCATTCCCGACCCTTGGGATGAAGAACGTATGGATTTGAGCAGTCTCAAACGAGAATCCATTGAGAACCGGCCGGACTTGAATGCGGAATACCGTACCAAGACAGATGAACAATTTGCTGATCTTATGGGCCCCTCGAGGGATTTCGCTGTTCCTTGGCAAGACATCGGCATTGATCTTTCCCAGGCCACAACTCCCCACCGAGGAGGCGAGCAAGAAGCGCTCAGAATACTAGGAGAATGCATCAAAAATGAGGATTATATCGGCAGGTTTGAGAAACCCAATACATCGCCAGCCGATTTCGAACCCCAGTCAACTACACTATTATCccctcatcttcatttcGGTTCGCTGTCGGTGCGGAAGTTTTGGTGGGATGTTGAAGGGGTTCTGAATAAACATCGCAAAGCTAAAAAGCCAGTATCGACTGTGCCGACCAATCTGCCTGGCCAGCTGCTCTTCCGCGATATGTACTTCGCTGCCCAGGCACCTCTTGGGCACGCATTCTCGCGAACATATGGGAACGAGATTGCTAGATTCATTGACTGGCATCTTCAAACAAACCCTCCCAGTCAGGACGGGTCGATCGAAGGGTCCTACGAAGTGGACTCGCAAGAAGCGGAGGAATGGTTTCAAAGGTGGAAGGATGGTCGCACCGGATTCCCATGGATTGATGCTTTGATGCGCCAGCTGAGGCAGGAGGGCTGGATCCATCATCTAGGAAGACATAGCGTTGCCTGCTTTCTGACTCGAGGCGGGTGTTACGTATCATGGGAGCGGGGTGCAGCGGTGTTTGAAGAATTGCTGATTGATC ACGAAGTCGCTTGCAACGTCGGAAACTGGATGTGGCTCTCCTGCACGGCATTTTTCGCTCAATTCTACCGCTGCTACTCGCCTATTGCGTTCGGAAAGAAATGGGATCCAGAAGGGTCCTTGATCAGAAAATATTGTCCCGAACTAGCCAAGTTTGACAAAAAACACATATACGAGCCCTGGAAAGCCCCCATTGCAGATCAGAAGAGATGGGGGTGTAGAATCACTGGAGATGGCAGTTCCTCTGGCTCCCTGGACTCTGAACACACGTATCCAAAGCCAATGTTCGATTTTAACAAACGAAGAGAAACATGCCTGGCTGGCATGAAGCATGCCTATGGTGTTGGATTACACGGAAATGATACCAAGGTCAAAGATGGCTCTTGGAAGAAAGACTTTGGAGAtgatggagaagaagctgGAGATAGTAGGCCAGCCAAAAGACTGAAGACATAG
- a CDS encoding 3-methyl-2-oxobutanoate dehydrogenase, putative codes for MLRCPSHSSSVRFDSFGWFAPFVSSRLSAAVSPRNAPDNDQEGDFIDLKPEMASFRTSLRFLAQTPRRFYSGAPTPAAKLNLPIDYKTTPILHHTSSSLSNTSEYPAGATSKRLNLYQAINSALRTALAKSDRTIVFGEDVGFGGVFRCSMDLQTEFGSDRVFNTPLTEQGIVGFAIGAAAEGMKPIAEIQFADYVFPAFDQIVNEAAKFRYREGATGINVGGLVIRMPCGAVGHGALYHSQSPESLFAHIPGLRVVMPRSPAQAKGLLLSSIFEHSDPVIFMEPKILYRAAVEYVPNEYYTIPLSRAEVIKPGKHLTIISYGQPLYLCSSAISAIEKTMPGVSVELIDLRTIYPWDRQTVINSVKKTGRAIVVHESMINYGVGAEVASTIQDSAFLRLEAPVKRVAGWSTHTGLSYEQFILPDVARIYDAVKQTLEY; via the exons ATGCTGCGCTGCCCATCACATTCGTCTTCGGTCCGATTTGACTCGTTTGGCTGGTTTGCCCCGTTTGTATCATCTCGGCTATCCGCGGCGGTTTCCCCGCGCAATGCCCCGGACAATGACCAAGAAGGAGATTTTATAGATTTAAAG CCAGAGATGGCCTCCTTTCGGACTTCCTTGCGGTTTCTCGCCCAAACTCCTCGTCGATTTTACTCTGGAGCTCCCACTCCGGCAGCAAAGCTGAACCTACCTATCGACTACAAAACTACCCCCATTTTACATCACACTTCATCCTCTTTGTCAAATACATCAGAGTACCCGGCAGGTGCCACGAGTAAACGACTCAATCTCTACCAAGCGATCAATTCAGCACTACGGACAGCACTAGCCAAATCCGATCGAACTATCGTATTTGGCGAAGATGTTGGATTTGGTGGTGTTTTTCGGTGCTCGATGGATCTTCAAACAGAATTTGGGTCGGATCGAGTGTTCAACACTCCCTTGACAGAACAGGGCATTGTGGGGTTTGCCATTGGGGCGGCAGCGGAAGGGATGAAGCCTATAGCCGAGATCCAATTTGCCGACTACGTATTTCCAGCGTTCGATCAGATTGTAAATGAGGCGGCCAAGTTTCGGTATCGAGAGGGCGCGACAGGTATCAATGTCGGGGGTCTTGTCATTCGCATGCCGTGTGGCGCGGTTGGACACGGTGCTCT CTACCACTCTCAATCCCCAGAGTCGCTCTTTGCGCATATTCCGGGCTTGCGAGTAGTCATGCCACGATCCCCCGCTCAAGCAAAAGGACTTCTTCTGTCTTCTATCTTCGAGCACAGTGATCCAGTGATTTTTATGGAGCCCAAGATCCTCTACCGTGCAGCCGTGGAATATGTCCCGAATGAGTACTACACCATCCCTCTCAGCAGGGCTGAAGTTATCAAACCTGGCAAGCATTTGACTATCATTTCCTATGGACAGCCTCTTTACTTGTGCTCTTCTGCTATCTCTGCCATTGAGAAGACCATGCCGGGTGTCAGTGTGGAACTTATTGACCTGCGAACTATATATCCCTGGGACAGACAAACGGTTATCAACAGTGTCAAGAAAACGGGTCGAGCCATTGTTGTGCATGAGAGTATGATCAACTATGGTGTGGGTGCAGAGGTTGCATCCACGATACAGGATAGTGCATTCTTACGTCTTGAAGCCCCCGTCAAGCGAGTTGCTGGGTGGAGCACACATACTGGATTGAGCTACGAGCAATTCATTCTGCCCGACGTTGCAA GAATCTACGACGCAGTTAAACAGACACTTGAATATTGA
- a CDS encoding Isoflavone reductase, putative, with translation MTTTKVALAGASGNLGPAVLKELLAAGFDVTVLTRQGSDKPIDTRARVVQVDYESLDSLKAALSGQDAVVSTLNVGAVPKSTHLRLIDAAVATGVKRFIPSEYGCDTTNPLVAKLPVFGDKISVQEHLKNVAQKSDLSYSLLVTGPFLDWGLQTGFVLNLAGPATLFDGGDRRFSSTTLSGIGKGVVGIINNLDTTKNSTVYIEEARVTQNELLELSGKSIETNVVKATDLEQEAFAELAKPNPNPAIFAGKFIQRAIFGEGFGTLFDSEKVSNDSFGLKLLSKEELRGLIPE, from the exons ATGACGACCACCAAGGTTGCACTCGCCGGA GCAAGCGGAAACCTCGGCCCAGCTGTGCTCAAGGAGCTGCTCGCTGCAGGCTTTGACGTGACTGTCCTCACTAGACAGGGCAGCGATAAACCTATTGACACCCGTGCTCGGGTTGTACAGGTAGACTATGAGTCCCTCGACTCGCTCAAGGCCGCTCTGTCCGGTCAGGATGCTGTGGTCAGCACTTTAAATGTTGGCGCAGTTCCCAAGTCCACCCATCTGCGCTTAATCGATGCAGCAGTAGCAACTGGCGTAAAGAGGTTTATTCCTTCGGAATACGGCTGCGATACTACGAATCCTCTCGTCGCCAAATTGCCCGTCTTCGGTGATAAAATCAGCGTTCAGGAACATCTCAAGAACGTCGCTCAGAAATCTGATCTCAGCTATTCGCTGCTCGTGACTGGCCCCTTCCTCGACTGGGGTCTTCAGACGGGCTTCGTACTCAACCTTGCTGGTCCTGCCACACTATTTGATGGCGGGGATCGCCGCTTTAGCTCCACGACTCTCAGTGGCATCGGCAAGGGAGTTGTTGGAATCATTAACAATCTTGATACCACTAAAAACTCCACCGTTTATATCGAGGAGGCTAGAGTCACACAGAATGAGCTGCTGGAATTGTCTGGCAAGAGCATTGAAACGAATGTTGTCAAGGCCACAGACTTGGAACAAGAGGCTTTTGCAGAACTGGCCAAGCCGAACCCTAACCCGGCAATCTTTGCTGGGAAATTCATTCAACGTGCTATCTTTGGTGAAGGATTTGGTACTCTATTCGACTCTGAGAAGGTTTCTAACGATTCGTTTGGTCTGAAGCTTCTGTCCAAGGAGGAACTCCGCGGCCTTATCCCCGAGtga